Proteins from one Carassius auratus strain Wakin linkage group LG28B, ASM336829v1, whole genome shotgun sequence genomic window:
- the LOC113067818 gene encoding protein CYR61-like: protein MRDLMCLFVLIICTTVRARCPKVCKCPAERPVCPPGVSAVPDGCGCCKVCAAQLNDDCHEGKPCDHHKGLECNYGNDVASIHGICRAKLEGRSCEYNGRMYQNGENFRAGCKHQCTCIDGAVGCVPLCPSDIPLETPSCPSPRLVKIPGQCCLSVDCHGESSVLPPVFRRPQPPPYLFPDLHTYKKPRPKAYPYKPKDSLSNELIEVEKKWDKPRSRKHLPAWKKAGRQCVAQTTSWTPCSRSCGMGVSSRVTNENTQCKLLKETRLCNIRPCSSVAVPIKKGRKCSRTQKSPEPLRLHYAGCRSTRLYRPNYCGTCLDGRCCSPRRTRTVPVLFTCPDGELFERAVMFVQSCKCNDECGNLNEAVLPPQRWLYGDMHKFVD, encoded by the exons ATGAGGGATTTAATGTGTCTGTTTGTATTGATCATCTGCACGACG GTCCGAGCGCGGTGTCCTAAGGTGTGTAAGTGTCCGGCGGAGCGGCCCGTGTGCCCTCCAGGCGTCAGTGCGGTGCCCGACGGCTGCGGCTGCTGTAAGGTGTGTGCCGCCCAGCTGAACGACGACTGCCATGAAGGCAAACCCTGTGACCATCACAAGGGCCTGGAGTGTAACTATGGCAACGATGTGGCCAGCATCCATGGAATCTGCCGGG CCAAACTGGAAGGCCGCTCCTGCGAATACAATGGGCGCATGTATCAGAATGGAGAAAACTTCCGCGCGGGCTGCAAACACCAATGCACCTGTATTGATGGGGCGGTGGGCTGTGTGCCCCTTTGTCCCTCTGATATTCCTCTGGAAACACCATCCTGTCCCTCACCTCGACTGGTCAAGATCCCTGGCCAGTGCTGCCTCAGCGTGGACTGTCACGGCGAGTCCTCCGTCCTACCACCAGTGTTTAGACGGCCGCAGCCGCCTCCGTATCTGTTCCCTGACCTGCACACCTACAAAAAACCCCGACCAAAGGCGTACCCCTACAAGCCCAAAGACTCCCTGAGCAATGAACTCATAGAGGTGGAGAAAAAGTGGGACAAACCGCGCAGTCGAAAGCATTTGCCAG CATGGAAGAAAGCTGGACGGCAATGTGTTGCACAGACGACAAGCTGGACACCTTGTTCACGCAGCTGCGGGATGGGCGTTTCATCTCGGGTCACCAATGAGAACACGCAGTGCAAGCTGCTGAAGGAAACCAGACTCTGCAACATTCGTCCCTGTAGTTCTGTGGCTGTGCCTATAAAG AAGGGGAGGAAGTGTTCCCGTACGCAGAAGTCCCCCGAGCCTCTGCGTCTGCACTACGCCGGCTGCCGCAGCACACGCCTCTATCGGCCCAACTACTGCGGGACGTGTCTGGACGGGCGATGCTGCTCGCCCCGCCGCACACGGACGGTCCCCGTGCTCTTCACCTGCCCCGATGGAGAGCTCTTCGAGAGGGCCGTCATGTTTGTGCAGTCATGCAAGTGCAACGATGAATGTGGCAACCTGAATGAAGCGGTGCTCCCGCCCCAACGTTGGCTGTATGGCGACATGCACAAGTTTGTTGATTAA
- the LOC113067779 gene encoding ATP-dependent RNA helicase DDX39A-like translates to MAENDVDNELLDYEEDDEPQGAPESAAPVGKKEVKGSYVSIHSSGFRDFLLKPELLRAIVDCGFEHPSEVQHECIPQAILGMDILCQAKSGMGKTAVFVLATLQQIEPVEGQVSVLVMCHTRELAFQISKEYERFSKYMPTVKVAVFFGGMSIKKDEDVLKKSCPHIVVGTPGRILALVRNKTLNLKNVKHFVLDECDKMLEQLDMRRDVQDIFRLTPHEKQCMMFSATLSKEIRPVCRKFMQDPMEVFVDDETKLTLHGLQQYYCKLKDSEKNRKLFDLLDVLEFNQVVIFVKSVQRCVALSQLLVEQNFPAIAIHRGMAQEERLSRYQQFKDFQRRILVATNLFGRGMDIERVNIVFNYDMPEDSDTYLHRVARAGRFGTKGLAVTFVSDETDAKILNDVQDRFEVNVSELPEEIDISTYIEQSR, encoded by the exons ATGGCTGAGAATGACGTTGACAACGAGCTGCTGGATTATGAAGAGGACGATGAGCCTCAAGGAGCCCCAGAAAGCGCCGCTCCGGTGGGTAAGAAGGAGGTGAAGGGCTCATACGTGTCCATCCACAGCTCGGGCTTCAGGGACTTTCTGCTGAAGCCAGAGCTGCTGAGGGCCATCGTGGACTGTGGATTTGAGCATCCTTCTGAAG tgcagCACGAGTGCATCCCGCAGGCCATCCTCGGCATGGATATCCTGTGTCAGGCCAAGTCTGGTATGGGAAAGACCGCCGTGTTTGTGCTCGCTACCCTACAGCAGATCGAGCCGGTCGAAGGACAG GTGTCCGTGCTGGTCATGTGTCACACACGCGAGCTGGCGTTTCAGATCAGTAAGGAGTACGAGCGCTTCTCCAAGTACATGCCCACGGTGAAGGTGGCCGTGTTCTTCGGTGGCATGTCCATAAAGAAGGACGAGGATGTCCTGAAGAAGAGCTGCCCTCACATCGTGGTCGGCACGCCGGGACGAATCCTCGCCCTGGTCCGAAACAAAACCCTCAACCTGAAGAACGTCAAGCACTTCGTTCTGGACGAGTGTGACAAGATGCTGGAGCAGCTGG ATATGAGACGTGACGTGCAGGACATCTTCAGACTGACCCCTCACGAGAAGCAGTGCATGATGTTCAGCGCCACCCTCAGCAAAGAGATTCGACCCGTCTGCCGCAAGTTCATGCAGGAC CCGATGGAGGTGTTTGTGGACGATGAGACCAAGCTGACTCTTCATGGTCTGCAGCAGTACTACTGCAAACTGAAGGACAGCGAGAAGAACCGCAAACTCTTTGACCTGCTCGACGTGCTGGAGTTCAACCAG GTGGTGATATTCGTGAAGTCTGTTCAGCGTTGTGTGGCGCTTTCACAGTTACTGGTGGAGCAGAACTTCCCCGCCATCGCCATCCACAGAGGAATGGCACAggaagagag ATTGTCTCGGTATCAGCAGTTCAAAGACTTCCAGAGGAGGATCCTAGTGGCCACTAACCTGTTCGGGCGAGGAATGGATATCGAGAGGGTCAACATCGTCTTCAACTATGACATGCCGGAGGACTCTGACACGTATCTCCACAGG GTGGCTCGTGCGGGTCGCTTCGGCACCAAGGGTTTGGCCGTCACATTTGTGTCAGACGAGACGGACGCCAAGATCCTGAACGATGTGCAGGACCGATTCGAGGTCAACGTGTCCGAGTTACCAGAGGAGATTGACATTTCCACTTACA TTGAACAGTCCAGATGA
- the LOC113067763 gene encoding volume-regulated anion channel subunit LRRC8D-like, with amino-acid sequence MFTLSELWSSGERQGSYKLLKPWWEVFMDYLLVLMLMVSILAGTLQLSRDGVVCIPVHSSSINHSSPMEPVSDTIFRNTLDSPRIPVKGRRTNLDFQQYIYISQVCYHEALPWYSRFLPYVTLLHTLVLLASGCFWFHFPLTSARIEHFLSLLAKCCESPWTTRALSLTAKLDTRFSETEQAVQPKVQITSSYKIRKSSLDSGTDSPLLAGTDSVTTTPQPSPCPSTLSHCSTLSAMSCTEPVLPVQVVPDTSRQGATLDRSDRELARALFERVRRFRAHCESSDVIYKVYTAQTVFKVLKFILIVSYTTPLLDSISFSHICQPHTYALTGYSIFQCSHSLSSVLRKLMQAYVLLLFLFGLLGIYALYWIFHKSLRQYSFQSLREKGSMLDVPDLHNDLAFLLHMADQYDPLLAQRLSVFLSPVSETRLLEESLERHWGAERLRSMITSDQQGHSQLQLVALPRLPAALFTFSQLQVLKLELIGDAKLTAQIANMTALREMHLYHCTASVEPAALQHLQEHLETLHLTFSQAAEIPAWVYSLRGLQELHLTGRLSNEGGMGRGWVLGSLRQLRHLRVLVLRGMLQKVPGELSELVGSLLKLEIYNEGTRLLVLTGLRRLTGLAEVQLQGCQLERLPSALLALTGLRSLDLQYNSLRTLEELLGLQHLRRLSCLRLAHNRVVALPSSVGVLRSLELLDLAHNQLQILPLALFTLHKLRRLLLAGNLLEELPAEIGALKLLGELDLSANRLEHLPKELFERCVELRNLNVANNSLGSLPTGFGGLTQLSRLDVRGNSLEELPVELGCCFGLRGGGLLVENWLLHTLPRQVRDVLQQPSSCPSSEPPSRPNSDCFPTFSAAQWSFHSALESRI; translated from the exons ATGTTCACGCTGTCTGAGCTGTGGTCCAGCGGTGAGCGTCAGGGCAGTTATAAATTATTGAAGCCATGGTGGGAGGTCTTCATGGACTACCTGCTGGTGCTCATGCTGATGGTGTCTATCCTTGCTGGGACACTCCAGCTGTCAAGGGATGGAGTCGTGTGCATCCCTGTACACTCCTCTTCCATCAACCACAGCTCTCCCATGGAGCCTGTGTCTGATACTATCTTTAGAAACACACTTGACTCACCTAGGATCCCTGTGAAAGGGCGACGTACCAACCTTGACTTCCAGCAGTACATCTACATCAGCCAGGTTTGCTATCACGAGGCGTTGCCCTGGTACTCAAGGTTTTTACCATATGTGACACTGCTCCATACGTTGGTTCTCCTGGCCAGCGGCTGCTTCTGGTTCCACTTCCCGCTCACATCTGCTCGCATCGAGCACTTCCTATCGCTTCTCGCCAAATGTTGCGAATCGCCCTGGACAACAAGGGCACTCTCTCTTACAGCCAAACTGGACACACGTTTCTCTGAGACCGAACAAGCAGTGCAACCCAAAGTTCAGATAACATCTTCGTACAAAATTCGCAAGTCAAGTCTGGACTCGGGGACGGACAGCCCTCTGTTGGCGGGGACTGATAGTGTGACCACTACACCACAACCGTCTCCGTGTCCCTCAACTTTGTCTCATTGCTCAACGCTCTCTGCTATGTCATGTACGGAGCCGGTTTTGCCTGTGCAAGTCGTTCCGGACACTTCCAGACAGGGAGCCACGTTGGACCGCAGCGACAGAGAGCTGGCCAGAGCTCTGTTCGAGAGAGTGCGAAGGTTTCGTGCTCACTGCGAGAGTTCAGATGTTATATATAAG GTGTACACTGCTCAGACGGTGTTCAAGGTTCTGAAGTTTATTTTGATTGTGAGCTACACCACTCCTCTCCTGGACTCTATCTCCTTCAGTCACATCTGCCAACCTCACACTTATGCTCTGACCGGCTACAGCATCTTCCAGTGCAGTCACTCGCTGTCCTCCGTCCTGCGCAAGCTAATGCAGGCCTACGTTTTGCTGCTATTTCTTTTCGGTCTGCTGGGCATCTATGCTCTATACTGGATCTTCCACAA GTCTTTGAGGCAGTACTCTTTCCAGAGTCTACGTGAGAAAGGATCCATGCTAGATGTACCAGACCTTCATAATGACCTCGCCTTCCTCTTGCACATGGCCGACCAGTACGACCCTCTACTGGCCCAGCGCCTGTCTGTCTTCCTCTCACCAGTCAGTGAGACTCGACTCCTGGAAGAAAGTCTGGAGCGTCACTGGGGAGCTGAACGCTTGCGGTCAATGATCACGTCGGACCAGCAGGGACACTCTCAGTTGCAGCTTGTGGCTCTTCCTCGCCTGCCAGCGGCACTGTTTACCTTCAGCCAGCTACAGGTGTTGAAGTTGGAACTTATTGGAGACGCCAAACTGACAGCACAAATAGCTAACATGACGGCACTTAG AGAAATGCACCTTTACCACTGCACTGCATCAGTGGAGCCTGCAGCACTGCAGCACCTTCAGGAACATCTAGAGACTTTACATCTAACCTTCAGCCAAGCTGCAGAGATCCCAGCCTGGGTGTATTCCCTCCGTGGCCTGCAAGAGCTGCACCTCACTGGGAGGTTGAGCAATGAGGGTGGGATGGGCCGTGGATGGGTCCTTGGCAGCCTTCGACAACTGCGTCATCTCCGTGTCTTGGTGCTTCGTGGCATGCTGCAGAAAGTTCCAGGGGAGCTGAGCGAATTGGTAGGGAGTCTGCTAAAACTGGAGATATATAACGAGGGCACCAGGTTATTGGTACTTACGGGACTGAGGCGTTTGACCGGATTGGCAGAAGTGCAACTGCAAGGATGCCAGCTGGAGAGGCTGCCATCAGCGCTTTTGGCGCTTACAGGTCTACGCAGTTTGGATCTGCAATACAACAGTCTTCGTACTCTAGAAGAGCTGTTAGGATTGCAGCATCTGCGGCGTCTCTCCTGCCTACGACTCGCACATAACCGCGTTGTGGCTCTTCCGTCCAGTGTAGGAGTGCTGCGCTCACTGGAGCTCTTGGATTTGGCGCACAATCAACTGCAAATCCTTCCTTTGGCGCTCTTTACTCTGCATAAGCTGCGACGCCTGCTTTTGGCAGGAAACCTTTTGGAAGAGTTGCCAGCTGAAATTGGAGCCTTGAAGCTTCTTGGCGAACTAGACCTGAGCGCCAACAGGCTTGAACATCTCCCCAAGGAACTGTTTGAAAGGTGCGTAGAGCTTCGCAACTTAAATGTTGCGAATAACTCTCTTGGTTCTCTGCCCACTGGTTTTGGCGGCCTGACTCAACTTTCGCGTCTGGATGTACGAGGAAACAGTCTAGAGGAACTGCCGGTCGAGCTGGGGTGTTGTTTTGGGCTTCGTGGAGGTGGTTTGCTGGTGGAAAACTGGCTGTTACACACCCTACCTCGGCAGGTCAGGGATGTCCTACAGCAGCCCAGCTCTTGTCCCTCTTCTGAACCTCCATCACGACCTAATTCTGACTGCTTTCCTACCTTTTCAGCTGCACAATGGAGCTTCCACTCCGCACTTGAATCTCGGATATAA